From Shewanella psychrophila, a single genomic window includes:
- the hfq gene encoding RNA chaperone Hfq, whose amino-acid sequence MAKGQSLQDPFLNALRRERVPVSIYLVNGIKLQGQVESFDQFVILLKNTVSQMVYKHAISTVVPARPFNVSNHHATPTQAAGFNGQQDEASE is encoded by the coding sequence ATGGCAAAGGGGCAATCTTTACAAGACCCATTTTTGAACGCACTTCGCCGTGAGCGCGTTCCTGTATCAATTTATCTTGTTAATGGTATTAAGTTACAAGGACAGGTTGAGTCATTTGACCAATTTGTTATCTTGCTTAAAAACACGGTTAGCCAAATGGTATATAAGCATGCTATCTCTACGGTAGTGCCAGCGCGTCCATTCAATGTAAGCAACCATCACGCTACACCAACTCAGGCTGCAGGCTTTAATGGTCAGCAGGATGAGGCGAGCGAGTAG
- the miaA gene encoding tRNA (adenosine(37)-N6)-dimethylallyltransferase MiaA, which yields MTEASLPKIITLMGPTASGKTALAIELVKEHNCEIISVDSALIYRGMDIGSAKPTAAELGVAPHRLIDIRDPLESYSAADFRTDALREIADIVKSGKTPLLVGGTMLYFKALLEGLSPLPAADEAIRSEIASEAQIHGWQHLHDELKRVDPVSAERIHPNDPQRLSRALEVFRISGKSLTQLTQIKSPPLPYEVIQFAISPKDRKVLHLSIEERFKLMLNQGFVKEVQTLRQRNDLHLELPSMRCVGYRQCWQHLDGEYDYNTMVDKGIIATRQLAKRQLTWLRGWSELNWLETGLDSNLTSVLRHCR from the coding sequence GTGACTGAAGCGAGTTTACCGAAAATTATTACCCTAATGGGACCGACGGCCTCAGGGAAAACGGCGTTAGCGATTGAGCTGGTCAAAGAGCATAATTGTGAAATCATTTCCGTCGACTCTGCACTTATCTATCGTGGTATGGATATAGGTAGTGCCAAGCCAACGGCGGCAGAGCTTGGGGTAGCACCGCACAGATTGATCGATATACGGGACCCTTTGGAGAGTTACTCAGCGGCAGATTTTAGAACCGATGCACTCAGAGAGATTGCGGATATTGTAAAGTCAGGTAAAACGCCCTTGCTTGTCGGGGGCACCATGCTTTATTTTAAGGCTCTGTTAGAGGGATTATCTCCTTTACCGGCAGCAGATGAAGCCATCAGGAGTGAGATTGCCAGCGAAGCTCAGATCCATGGATGGCAACACTTGCATGACGAATTGAAGCGAGTCGATCCTGTTTCGGCCGAACGTATTCATCCTAATGATCCTCAACGGTTATCCAGGGCGTTAGAGGTCTTTCGGATCAGTGGTAAAAGTTTAACCCAGTTGACGCAAATAAAGTCTCCACCTTTGCCTTATGAGGTTATTCAATTTGCAATTTCACCGAAAGATCGAAAAGTGTTACATCTTTCTATAGAAGAAAGATTCAAATTGATGTTAAATCAAGGTTTCGTGAAGGAAGTTCAGACCCTTAGGCAGCGAAATGACCTGCATTTAGAGCTTCCCTCTATGAGGTGTGTAGGTTATCGACAGTGCTGGCAGCACCTAGATGGTGAATATGATTATAATACTATGGTCGATAAGGGGATAATTGCTACTAGGCAATTAGCTAAGCGTCAATTAACATGGTTGAGAGGGTGGTCAGAGTTAAATTGGCTGGAAACTGGCTTAGATTCAAATCTAACTAGTGTATTGCGACATTGTCGCTAG
- the mutL gene encoding DNA mismatch repair endonuclease MutL yields the protein MTIQILPPQLANQIAAGEVVERPASVIKELVENSIDAGATRVDIEIEKGGSKLIKIHDNGSGIPKNELSLALSRHATSKLSTLDDLDAILSFGFRGEALASISSVSRLTLTSRTAEQSEAWQAYAEGSDMAVKVIPAAHPVGSTVEAVDLFFNTPARRRFLKSDKTEFTHIDEWLKRIALVRREIHFTLKNNGKVVRNYRPAKTSDQYLQRLAQISGKKFAQQALQVQCEHEGLKLSGYIQSPYFEGPASDTQYFYVNGRLVRDRLVNHAVRQAFAEHVTGTQASYVLMLELDPHQVDVNVHPAKHEVRFHQSRYVHDYILQALQSALSQVGKPVFTTEEQSNREVPTSSYRGAVREPEGAELGKFKTDTAAHLSFDRGSDTSSVGNQPEYSMTSSSSYSRGESSLRHNSATRPQAELPSAAAIASYGALLTTPVVPRKESSELATEQQNMPMVLSEKYWVLSQGDSLSLLTIEKITRKLLQVNILNKLEVGLISQPLLMPVSIPMDEDWKETIELRELVLRKIGIELTIRLGQLIIKKVPPYLRQSQLVSVIPELLQWMRFEEPGLEALASWISKYADMKLESPITIWQDLMQAEHSMREELMADVINLPWKDWLKKNIK from the coding sequence ATGACAATTCAGATTTTACCACCTCAGTTAGCTAACCAAATAGCGGCGGGTGAAGTTGTCGAAAGACCGGCTTCAGTCATCAAAGAGTTAGTTGAAAACAGTATAGATGCTGGTGCGACCCGAGTCGATATCGAGATCGAGAAGGGTGGTAGTAAACTGATTAAAATTCATGACAATGGCTCTGGTATTCCAAAAAATGAGCTAAGTCTGGCTCTGTCTAGACATGCCACTTCTAAACTCAGTACCTTAGATGATCTCGATGCTATCTTGAGTTTTGGTTTCCGTGGTGAAGCTTTGGCGAGTATTAGTTCTGTTTCCAGATTGACTCTCACCTCACGAACGGCGGAGCAGAGTGAAGCTTGGCAGGCCTATGCCGAAGGTTCAGATATGGCGGTTAAGGTGATCCCTGCGGCCCATCCGGTAGGTTCAACTGTCGAGGCGGTGGATTTATTTTTTAATACTCCCGCCCGAAGACGTTTTCTCAAAAGCGATAAAACCGAGTTTACTCACATAGATGAGTGGCTCAAACGCATTGCATTAGTGAGGCGAGAAATACACTTCACACTTAAAAACAACGGCAAAGTGGTTAGAAATTATCGACCGGCAAAAACCTCAGATCAATATTTGCAACGTCTTGCTCAAATTAGTGGCAAGAAGTTTGCGCAGCAGGCTCTACAGGTTCAATGTGAACATGAAGGCTTGAAATTGAGTGGCTATATACAGTCGCCCTATTTCGAAGGGCCGGCCAGCGACACCCAATACTTCTATGTAAATGGCAGACTGGTTCGCGACAGACTTGTTAATCATGCCGTTAGGCAGGCTTTCGCCGAGCATGTTACCGGAACCCAGGCTAGCTATGTCTTGATGCTCGAACTCGATCCTCATCAAGTCGATGTCAATGTACATCCAGCTAAGCATGAAGTGAGATTTCATCAGAGCCGCTATGTCCATGATTATATTTTACAGGCACTGCAATCGGCGCTCTCACAAGTCGGCAAACCAGTATTTACTACTGAAGAGCAAAGCAATCGAGAAGTTCCAACAAGCTCATATCGGGGAGCTGTGCGGGAGCCTGAGGGGGCCGAACTAGGCAAATTCAAGACTGACACAGCTGCTCATCTTTCTTTCGACAGAGGTTCTGATACAAGCTCTGTAGGCAATCAGCCTGAGTATTCGATGACATCGTCTTCATCCTATTCAAGGGGTGAAAGTAGTTTAAGGCATAATTCCGCAACACGTCCACAAGCTGAATTGCCTTCGGCTGCGGCTATCGCTTCTTACGGGGCCTTATTGACTACTCCAGTGGTTCCGCGTAAGGAGAGTAGTGAGCTTGCCACAGAGCAGCAAAACATGCCGATGGTATTATCGGAAAAGTATTGGGTATTAAGCCAAGGCGATAGTTTGAGCCTTCTCACCATAGAAAAAATTACCCGTAAGCTCTTACAAGTAAATATTCTGAATAAACTCGAAGTGGGTTTAATCAGTCAGCCACTCTTGATGCCGGTCTCTATTCCTATGGACGAAGATTGGAAGGAGACGATTGAGCTCAGAGAGTTAGTGCTAAGGAAGATAGGAATTGAGCTAACAATTCGTCTCGGGCAGTTGATAATAAAGAAAGTGCCCCCATATTTAAGACAGAGCCAGTTGGTGAGCGTGATCCCCGAATTATTGCAATGGATGCGTTTTGAAGAGCCGGGCTTAGAGGCGTTGGCAAGCTGGATTAGCAAATATGCTGATATGAAACTCGAATCGCCGATTACGATCTGGCAAGACTTGATGCAAGCGGAACACAGTATGAGAGAGGAGTTGATGGCCGACGTCATCAACTTGCCTTGGAAAGACTGGTTGAAAAAGAACATTAAATGA